In Hermetia illucens chromosome 1, iHerIll2.2.curated.20191125, whole genome shotgun sequence, one genomic interval encodes:
- the LOC119649854 gene encoding uncharacterized protein LOC119649854, giving the protein MATYTNVHTEDPDETRAENCASPNPFIARQPVSQFVEAIHNLKLPNFWRQRPQLWFAHIESQFVVNRISSDNNKFHAVVAALDATVMEEVADIVEKPPEVKKYDEIKRKLIIRFSESPENLLSRALSELELGDLKPSSLWRQMRSMVDGQLSDDTLKTFWLKKLPSRAREILTVATNIDVDALTEMADKIMRVNDSHVAAISSSKSNENRFERELAVINKKFEQLTAELRNNRQRQRSRSRSTGRRRTTSTSLPSSPGANDICYYHRRFGNCARNCRAPCTFRQPEN; this is encoded by the coding sequence ATGGCTACCTACACCAACGTGCATACCGAAGACCCGGACGAGACGCGGGCAGAAAACTGCGCTAGCCCCAATCCATTTATAGCTCGTCAACCCGTGTCTCAGTTCGTCGAAGCCATACATAACTTAAAGCTTCCGAATTTTTGGAGACAACGACCACAATTATGGTTCGCTCATATTGAATCGCAGTTCGTTGTGAACCGCATTTCAAGCgacaacaacaaattccacGCGGTTGTCGCGGCGCTCGATGCCACCGTCATGGAGGAGGTAGCTGACATAGTGGAGAAGCCGCCTGAAGTAAAAAAATACGACGAAATCAAGCGGAAACTCATCATCAGGTTCAGTGAGTCACCAGAAAATCTGCTAAGTAGGGCTCTATCGGAGTTAGAACTGGGCGATCTGAAGCCGTCTAGCCTGTGGCGTCAGATGCGGAGTATGGTCGATGGTCAGCTTAGCGACGATACGCTAAAAACGTTCTGGCTAAAAAAGCTGCCAAGCAGAGCGCGTGAAATCCTAACGGTAGCGACCAACATCGACGTAGACGCCCTGACCGAAATGGCCGACAAGATCATGCGCGTGAACGATTCACACGTGGCCGCCATCAGTTCGTCCAAGTCTAATGAAAACCGGTTCGAACGAGAGCTTGCGGTCATCAACAAGAAATTCGAGCAACTAACGGCTGAACTACGAAACAACCGACAGAGACAACGATCTCGATCTCGCTCTACGGGACGGCGACGAACAACCAGCACATCGTTGCCATCGTCACCCGGCGCCAACGATATTTGCTACTATCATCGCCGCTTTGGCAACTGCGCAAGGAATTGTCGTGCGCCAtgcacctttcgccaaccggaAAACTAA